Proteins encoded together in one Falco peregrinus isolate bFalPer1 chromosome 2, bFalPer1.pri, whole genome shotgun sequence window:
- the EVI2A gene encoding protein EVI2A isoform X2: MKTKRRNNPHFTFPVVIIFSLCLHASANHTHYPWAINETQSPVSQNLSGSHNIKKANTNSPPSQNFSSKMTTSEMQTSTLRSLSSTTAQNSASSSARSTAAVPATGGPGNTSKPKSTMTKETCDYNKSLILICFIIIAVLVLICTFLFLSTVVIANKMSYLKKTQQGKRRPRSNGDILATNSFWPTAAGTWQRMPKETTGTDLIMQDLISGRDAVIQRKTKDETTEQLTKEIHNEQEKRLSKSHKPILTNFVVEI; this comes from the coding sequence ATGAAGACAAAGAGACGTAATAATCCACACTTCACCTTCCCTGTGGTGATAatcttttctctgtgtttgcaCGCAAGTGCAAACCATACCCATTATCCTTGGGCTATAAATGAAACCCAGAGTCCTGTCAGCCAAAACCTAAGCGGAAGCCATAACATcaaaaaagccaacacaaaTTCTCCTCCGAGCCAgaatttcagcagcaaaatgacTACCTCTGAAATGCAGACAAGCACCCTGCGATCCTTATCCTCCACAACAGCCCAAaattcagcatcttcctctgcCAGAAGCACAGCGGCAGTTCCTGCCACCGGAGGACCTGGGAATACCAGCAAACCCAAGAGTACAATGACAAAAGAAACATGTGACTACAATAAGTCTCTCATACTAATTTGCTTCATTATAATAGCAGTACTTGTGCTTATCTGCACCTTCTTATTTCTGTCAACAGTCgtaatagcaaacaaaatgTCGTATCTCAAAAAAACTCAGCAAGGGAAGCGTAGGCCCAGGAGCAATGGCGATATTCTGGCGACTAACAGCTTCTGGCCAACTGCAGCAGGGACGTGGCAGAGAATGCCGAAGGAGACAACTGGAACTGACTTGATAATGCAGGACCTAATATCAGGGAGAGATGCTGTGATccagaggaaaaccaaagatgAAACTACAGAGCAACTCACTAAAGAAATACataatgaacaggaaaaaagactATCGAAGTCACACAAACCCATCTTAACCAATTTTGTAGTTGAGATTTAA
- the EVI2A gene encoding protein EVI2A isoform X1 — MANNKVILVLVYGGIWKSLSTATSQNTSMNKQNAYTSIRSPAEDKAPLYQLQATGPSLHKSGKALTVTTSPQFPKAHAEPSNGSWIAALIIGIILISMIMAIIIILLWKCCKRPVVVDSNWAGRSPFADGDTPDVFMDSDQGTKRSSVLFMLPWKLKQDTNFHDHPTASEKPPQPTTINENHQLSPPAEDCSAATVSVSNKDASPAPTSEAASCARNSYPPAAALSECLDLPPPPDWLREPTEGHSSDPSKYQEFHSEAEEQLPPPPELLTQEIQEPLPQLPQPEHPL, encoded by the coding sequence ATGGCCAACAACAAAGTAATACTGGTTCTTGTCTATGGAGGAATCTGGAAATCACTTTCTACAGCAACATCTCAAAACACTTCCATGAATAAACAAAATGCATACACCAGTATCAGGAGTCCAGCAGAAGACAAAGCTCCTCTGTATCAACTGCAAGCAACTGGACCCAGTTTACACAAATCTGGAAAAGCACTGACAGTTACAACATCACCTCAGTTCCCCAAAGCACATGCAGAACCTAGCAATGGAAGCTGGATAGCAGCACTGATAATCGGCATCATTTTGATTAGTATGATAATGGCTATTATTATCATTCTTCTGTGGAAATGCTGCAAGAGGCCAGTTGTAGTTGATTCAAATTGGGCAGGTCGGTCTCCATTTGCAGATGGAGACACACCAGATGTCTTTATGGACTCTGACCAGGGTACCAAACGTTCAtcagttttatttatgttgCCTTGGAAATTGAAACAAGACACAAACTTCCATGACCATCCCACTGCATCGGAGAAACCACCCCAACCCACTACCATCAATGAAAACCACCAGTTGTCTCCACCGGCCGAAgactgctctgcagccaccgTTTCAGTTTCCAACAAGGATGCATCTCCAGCGCCCACCTCAGAAGCAGCAAGCTGTGCACGCAACTCCTATCCTCCCGCAGCGGCCTTATCCGAATGCCTAGATCTGCCACCTCCGCCTGACTGGCTCAGGGAACCAACTGAGGGTCACAGTTCAGACCCCAGCAAGTACCAGGAATTTCACTCAGAAGCAGAGGAACAATTGCCGCCTCCACCTGAGTTACTCACTCAAGAGATTCAGGAGCCACTgccccagctgccacagccagaACACCCTTTGTAG
- the OMG gene encoding oligodendrocyte-myelin glycoprotein — MEYQILNTSTCLLVLLFFIPTVLGICPPNCTCSGNDRNVDCSGRNLTVLPHGLQDNITYLNLSFNQFVDLDHQLTKFTNLRTLDISNNWLKNVPAHLPKSLWELYAINNNIKVLQKLDTAYQWNLKVLDVSRNMVERAVLINNTLSSLKFLNLSSNKLWTVPTNMPYNIETVDLSNNFLSQILPGTLVRLQHLTSLYLHNNKFTYIPDKAFDQLFQLQVVTLYNNPWSCSDKQNIPYLLKWVQGTAANVIGAPCANQSVLWMSATPSPVAPTAMDSSLMIKGMKAADKAAPPVATDPTTMTKMHKQFKAKEVTTLATLSQTLLFTSTDRPLLLYPEDLTTRKVSSQEAAATHTIYIKDSTELNSSLTRSTGPATTPMTLSITSGTPTNYSKMPQSTTATLRKEESTTNTLNTHVPSEASTCEMYLFYVVMLNAVAVFIG; from the coding sequence ATGGAATACCAGATATTGAATACATCTACCTGTCTGCTGgtccttctgtttttcatacCCACTGTTCTGGGTATCTGTCCTCCTAACTGTACATGCTCAGGAAACGACAGGAATGTGGACTGTTCAGGCAGAAACTTAACTGTACTGCCACACGGACTTCAGGACAACATTACATATTTAAATCTGTCCTTTAACCAGTTTGTAGATCTTGATCACCAGTTAACGAAATTCACCAATCTGAGGACCCTTGATATTTCAAATAATTGGCTCAAGAATGTTCCTGCTCACCTGCCCAAGTCCTTATGGGAATTATATGCCATAAACAACAACATTAAAGTTCTTCAGAAACTTGATACAGCTTACCAGTGGAATCTTAAAGTGCTCGATGTTTCCAGGAATATGGTGGAAAGAGCTGTTCTGATCAATAACACACTGAGCAGTCTGAAGTTTCTCAACCTCAGCAGCAACAAGCTTTGGACAGTTCCAACCAATATGCCCTATAACATAGAGACGGTGGATCTATCCAATAATTTCTTGTCCCAGATACTTCCAGGAACACTGGTGAGACTACAACACCTTACAAGCCTCTACCTGCACAACAACAAGTTCACATACATTCCTGACAAAGCTTTTGACCAGCTGTTTCAGCTGCAAGTAGTAACACTATATAACAACCCATGGTCCTGCAGCGATAAACAAAACATCCCTTATTTGCTTAAATGGGTGCAGGGAACAGCTGCCAACGTTATAGGGGCTCCCTGTGCTAACCAGTCTGTGCTCTGGATGAGTGCCACCCCATCTCCAGTGGCTCCCACAGCTATGGACTCCAGCCTCATGATTAAAGGAATGAAGGCAGCAGACAAGGCTGCTCCTCCAGTGGCAACTGATCCAACCACAATGACAAAGATGCATAAACAATTTAAAGCTAAGGAAGTTACCACCTTGGCAACCTTAAGCCAAACCCTGCTGTTTACAAGCACGGACCGACCACTACTCCTCTACCCAGAAGATCTAACAACTCGGAAGGTCAGCTctcaagaagcagcagccacacacacaaTCTACATCAAAGATTCAACCGAGCTGAACTCAAGCCTGACTCGTTCAACAGGACCAGCCACCACTCCTATGACTTTAAGTATCACCAGTGGAACGCCAACAAACTACTCCAAAATGCCTCAAAGCACAACTGCTACCTTAAGGAAAGAGGAGTCCACCACAAATACTCTGAATACTCACGTGCCCTCCGAAGCAAGTACCTGTgagatgtatttgttttatgttGTAATGCTTAATGCAGTGGCAGTGTTTATTGGCTAA